A single window of Syntrophotalea acetylenica DNA harbors:
- a CDS encoding YkoF family thiamine/hydroxymethylpyrimidine-binding protein, with product MNIQAEVSLYPLREPSLTPAIDAFMEGLRRPGICLRSGAMSTVISGERQAVFEAVADSFARVADEHQVVLTVKYSNACPTDSCEVAK from the coding sequence ATGAACATTCAAGCTGAAGTGAGTCTTTATCCGTTGCGGGAGCCGTCCTTGACGCCCGCCATCGATGCCTTTATGGAGGGATTGCGGCGACCTGGTATCTGCCTGCGCAGCGGCGCCATGAGCACCGTGATCAGCGGCGAACGTCAGGCTGTTTTCGAGGCCGTGGCCGACAGCTTTGCCCGGGTGGCCGATGAACATCAGGTGGTGCTGACTGTCAAGTATTCCAACGCCTGCCCGACGGACAGTTGCGAGGTCGCAAAGTAG